A part of Saccopteryx bilineata isolate mSacBil1 chromosome 10, mSacBil1_pri_phased_curated, whole genome shotgun sequence genomic DNA contains:
- the SEMA3B gene encoding semaphorin-3B, translating into MIPGLVLLWTAVLGGTSPSPPRLRLSFKELQARPGLRTFRLARTCCYEALLVDEERGRLFVGAENHVASLSLDNISKRAKKLAWPAPVEWREECNWAGKDIGTECMNFVKLLHVYNDTHLLACGTGAFHPTCAFVEVGHRLEEPVLRLDLRRLEDGKGKSPYDPRHRAASVLVGEELYSGVAADLMGRDFTIFRSLGQRPSLRTEPHDSRWLSEPKFIKVFWIPESENPDDDKIYFFFREAAVEASPTLGRQSVTRVGQICRNDVGGQRSLVNKWTTFLKARLVCSVPGPEGDTHFDLLQDVFLLSSRDRWTPLLYAVFSTSSGVFQGSAVCAYSMNDVRRAFLGPYAHKEGPMHQWVSYQGRVPYPRPGMCPSKTFGTFSSTKDFPDDVIQFARNHPLMYNSILPMGGRPLFLQVGAGYIFTQIVADRVTAADGHYDVLFIGTDIGTVLKVISVPKGGRPNAEGLLLEELHVFEDAAAVTSMQISSKRHQLYVASRSAVAQIPLYRCAAHGRACAECCLARDPYCAWDGAACTRFQPSAKRRFRRQDIKNGDPSTLCSGDSSHPTLLERKVFGVEGGSTFLECEPRSLQAHVEWTFQRAGEGASTPVPAEERAERTARGLLLRGLRRGDSGAYLCAAVEQGFSQPLRRLVLHVLSAAQAERLARTEETAPVAPPGPKLWYRDFLQLVEPGGGGASSLRMCRPHPAPRAPPAESLRKGRNRRTHAPEPRAERGPRSAAHW; encoded by the exons ATGATCCCAGGCCTGGTCCTGCTCTGGACCGCAGTGCTGGGGggcacctcccccagccctccacGCCTTCGGCTCTCCTTCAAAG AGCTCCAGGCCCGGCCCGGGCTCCGGACCTTCCGGCTGGCGAGGACCTGCTGCTATGAAGCTTTGCTGGTGGACGAGGAGCGTGGTCGCTTGTTTGTGGGCGCAGAGAACCATGTGGCCTCCCTCAGCCTGGACAACATCAGCAAGAGGGCCAAGAAG CTGGCCTGGCCGGCCCCCGTGGAATGGCGAGAGGAGTGCAACTGGGCAGGGAAGGACATCGGC ACTGAGTGCATGAACTTCGTGAAGCTGCTGCACGTCTACAACGACACCCACCTGCTGGCCTGCGGCACAGGGGCCTTCCACCCAACCTGTGCATTTGTGGAGGTGGGCCACCGGCTGGAG GAACCCGTGCTCCGGCTGGACCTCCGAAGGCTAGAGGATGGCAAGGGCAAGAGTCCTTACGACCCCAGGCATCGGGCTGCCTCCGTGCTGGTGG GGGAAGAGCTCTATTCCGGGGTGGCCGCAGACCTCATGGGCCGGGACTTCACCATCTTCCGTAGCCTGGGCCAGCGTCCGAGTCTCCGGACAGAACCACACGActcccgttggctcagtg AGCCCAAGTTTATTAAGGTCTTCTGGATCCCTGAGAGCGAGAACCCAGATGATGACAAGATCTACTTCTTCTTCCGTGAAGCAGCAGTAGAGGCTTCGCCGACATTGGGACGCCAATCCGTGACCCGTGTTGGCCAGATCTGCAGG AATGATGTGGGTGGCCAGCGCAGCCTGGTCAACAAGTGGACCACATTCCTGAAGGCGCGGCTGGTGTGCTCTGTGCCCGGCCCTGAGGGTGACACACACTTTGACCTGCTCC AGGATGTGTTCCTGCTGTCCTCCAGGGACCGCTGGACCCCACTGCTCTACGCCGTCTTCTCTACCTCCAG TGGCGTCTTCCAGGGCTCTGCAGTGTGCGCGTACAGCATGAACGACGTGCGCCGGGCCTTCCTGGGACCGTATGCACACAAGGAGGGGCCCATGCACCAGTGGGTGTCCTACCAGGGCCGAGTCCCCTACCCCCGGCCTGGCATG tgTCCCAGCAAGACCTTTGGCACCTTCAGTTCCACCAAAGACTTTCCTGATGACGTCATCCAGTTTGCCCGGAACCACCCGCTCATGTACAATTCCATCCTGCCCATGGGTGGGCGCCCTCTCTTCCTACAAGTGGGAGCCGGGTATATCTTCACCCAGATTGTTGCAGACCGAGTAACAGCTGCTGACGGACACTATGACGTCCTCTTCATTGGCACAG ACATCGGCACAGTGCTGAAGGTGATCTCAGTTCCCAAGGGTGGCCGGCCGAACGCTGAGGGGCTGCTTCTGGAGGAACTGCATGTGTTTGAG gacgCTGCTGCTGTCACCAGCATGCAAATCTCTTCCAAGAGG CACCAGCTGTACGTAGCCTCGCGGAGCGCAGTGGCCCAGATCCCATTGTACCGTTGTGCTGCCCACGGCCGTGCCTGTGCCGAATGCTGCCTGGCGCGTGACCCCTACTGCGCCTGGGACGGGGCCGCCTGCACACGCTTCCAGCCCAGCGCCAAGAG GAGGTTCCGGCGGCAAGACATAAAGAATGGGGACCCTAGTACGCTGTGCTCTGGGG actcGTCCCATCCCACGCTGCTGGAGCGGAAGGTGTTTGGTGTGGAGGGAGGCAGCACCTTCTTGGAGTGTGAGCCCCGCTCACTGCAGGCGCACGTGGAGTGGACCTTCCAGCGCGCAGGGGAGGGGGCCAGCACCCCG GTGCCGGCGGAGGAGCGCGCCGAGCGCACCGCGCGGGGGCTGCTGCTGCGCGGGCTGCGACGCGGGGACTCGGGCGCGTACCTGTGCGCCGCGGTGGAGCAGGGCTTCTCGCAGCCGCTGCGGCGTCTGGTGCTGCACGTGTTGAGCGCTGCGCAGGCCGAAAGGCTGGCCCGAACAGAGGAAACTGCGCCCGTCGCGCCGCCGGGCCCAAAGCTCTGGTACCGGGACTTTCTGCAGCTGGTGGAACCGGGTGGCGGTGGCGCGAGCTCCCTGAGAATGTGTCGACCGCACCCCGCGCCGCGCGCGCCCCCTGCCGAATCACTGCGAAAGGGTCGCAACCGGCGGACGCACGCACCCGAACCGCGCGCTGAGCGGGGACCGCGCAGCGCAGCGCACTGGTGA
- the GNAI2 gene encoding guanine nucleotide-binding protein G(i) subunit alpha-2 has protein sequence MGCTVSAEDKAAAERSKMIDKNLREDGEKAAREVKLLLLGAGESGKSTIVKQMKIIHEDGYSEEECRQYRAVVYSNTIQSIMAIVKAMGNLQIDFADPSRVDDARQLFALSCTAEEQGVLPEDLSGIIRRLWADHGVQACFSRSREYQLNDSAAYYLNDLERIAQSDYIPTQQDVLRTRVKTTGIVETHFTFKDLHFKMFDVGGQRSERKKWIHCFEGVTAIIFCVALSAYDLVLAEDEEMNRMHESMKLFDSICNNKWFTDTSIILFLNKKDLFEEKITHSPLTICFPEYTGANKYDEASSYIQSKFEDLNKRKDTKEIYTHFTCATDTKNVQFVFDAVTDVIIKNNLKDCGLF, from the exons ATGGGCTGCACCGTGAGTGCCGAGGACAAGGCAGCGGCCGAGCGCTCCAAGATGATTGACAAGAACCTGCGGGAAGACGGAGAGAAGGCGGCGCGGGAGGTGAAGTTGCTGCTGTTGG gtgccGGGGAGTCGGGGAAGAGCACCATCGTCAAGCAGATGAA GATCATTCATGAAGACGGCTACTCAGAGGAGGAGTGCCGGCAGTACCGGGCGGTCGTCTACAGCAACACCATCCAGTCCATCATGGCCATTGTCAAAGCCATGGGCAATCTGCAGATTGACTTTGCCGACCCCTCCCGTGTG GACGACGCCAGGCAGCTGTTCGCGCTGTCCTGCACGGCCGAGGAGCAGGGCGTGCTCCCTGAGGACCTGTCCGGCATCATCCGGAGGCTCTGGGCCGACCACGGTGTGCAGGCCTGCTTCAGCCGCTCTCGAGAGTACCAGCTCAACGACTCCGCCGCCTA CTACCTGAACGACCTGGAACGGATCGCCCAGAGTGACTACATCCCCACCCAGCAGGACGTGCTGCGGACCCGCGTGAAGACCACGGGCATCGTGGAGACACACTTCACCTTTAAGGACCTGCACTTCAA GATGTTCGACGTGGGCGGGCAGCGGTCTGAGCGGAAGAAGTGGATCCATTGCTTCGAGGGCGTCACTGCCATTATCTTCTGCGTGGCTCTGAGCGCCTACGACCTGGTGCTGGCCGAGGATGAGGAGATG AACCGCATGCACGAGAGCATGAAGCTGTTTGACAGCATCTGTAACAACAAGTGGTTCACAGACACGTCCATCATCCTCTTCCTCAATAAGAAGGACCTGTTCGAAGAGAAGATCACACACAGCCccttgaccatctgcttccctgagTACACAG GGGCCAACAAGTATGACGAGGCATCTAGCTATATCCAGAGTAAGTTTGAGGACCTAAACAAGCGCAAGGACACCAAGGAGATCTACACGCACTTCACGTGCGCCACTGACACCAAGAACGTGCAGTTTGTGTTTGACGCGGTCACTGACGTTATCATCAAGAACAACCTGAAGGATTGCGGCCTCTTCTGA